In the Leptospira selangorensis genome, one interval contains:
- a CDS encoding bile acid:sodium symporter family protein, with protein MQDYDLVRLNFSPGGLFVLNICLGLIMYGVSLELTIADFTNLRKQPKAAIVGLFSQLVLLPAITLGLLYILKPHPGLALGMILVAACPGGNMSNFISLLAKGNVPLSISLTATTTVLAWFFTPFNFFFWGKLYTPAADRLKEISLNPVDVFLSIFLILVLPLILGALTNRFLPKVASSLKKPMRIGSTVLLGIFILIAFVGNWKSFVDFGPVLFWLVLLHNGSALTVGYLASWIAGLAHKERKTISLETGLQNSGLGLILIFTFFQGIGSMALIAAWWGVWHLVSGLLLAAIWGREKTN; from the coding sequence ATGCAAGATTACGATTTAGTCAGATTGAATTTCAGTCCAGGAGGACTTTTTGTCCTGAATATATGTTTGGGACTGATCATGTATGGGGTCTCTTTAGAATTAACAATCGCCGATTTTACGAACTTAAGAAAACAGCCTAAAGCTGCAATTGTAGGTCTATTTTCCCAATTAGTCTTATTGCCTGCGATCACCCTAGGCTTACTATATATCTTAAAACCTCACCCGGGTTTGGCTTTAGGAATGATCTTAGTGGCTGCCTGCCCTGGCGGGAATATGTCCAATTTTATCAGCCTTCTTGCGAAAGGAAATGTTCCTCTTTCTATTTCGTTAACTGCGACTACGACGGTTCTAGCTTGGTTTTTTACCCCATTTAACTTTTTCTTTTGGGGAAAACTATATACCCCTGCAGCAGATAGATTAAAGGAGATCAGCTTAAATCCTGTAGATGTATTTCTTTCTATTTTTCTAATATTGGTCTTACCTTTAATTTTAGGCGCTCTTACGAATCGTTTTCTTCCTAAGGTTGCTTCTTCTTTAAAAAAGCCGATGAGGATCGGCTCCACAGTTCTGCTAGGTATTTTTATATTGATCGCATTCGTTGGTAACTGGAAATCCTTCGTAGACTTCGGACCTGTTTTGTTTTGGCTGGTACTTCTTCATAACGGCTCCGCCTTAACGGTAGGATATCTTGCCTCTTGGATCGCAGGCCTCGCTCATAAAGAAAGAAAAACAATCTCTCTTGAAACAGGACTACAAAACTCAGGGTTAGGACTTATCTTAATTTTTACATTCTTCCAAGGGATTGGATCCATGGCACTCATCGCAGCTTGGTGGGGAGTATGGCATTTGGTCAGCGGACTTCTTTTAGCTGCTATTTGGGGAAGAGAAAAAACTAACTGA
- the ygiD gene encoding 4,5-DOPA dioxygenase extradiol: protein MILNRKNFLMGIAGLLFGSAAIHRFFENIRGEKTMQKLPVFFVGHGSPMNALGPNPLADTWAESTKDFPEPKAILSISAHWFTRGTYVTSNQSPPTIHDFYGFPQELFDVQYSAPGDPKLAEELSKSKDAQVIQDDSWGLDHGTWSVLRNMYPKANIPVVQLSLDATKPGEWHYEFAKSLSKLREQGVLVLGSGDLVHNLRLYDWKNQDKAHDWALDANETFKDLIQKRDWKSLANYQKLGTAVQIAIPTPEHYLPMLYALALAEEKEEIRFYNDIIQSSVSLTSMKIS from the coding sequence ATGATATTGAACCGAAAAAATTTCCTAATGGGGATAGCCGGACTTTTATTCGGTTCGGCCGCGATCCATAGGTTTTTTGAAAATATAAGAGGAGAAAAAACGATGCAGAAATTACCGGTATTTTTTGTAGGCCATGGAAGTCCAATGAACGCTCTCGGACCGAATCCGTTAGCCGATACATGGGCGGAATCTACGAAAGATTTTCCGGAACCTAAAGCGATCCTAAGCATTTCTGCTCATTGGTTTACAAGAGGAACATACGTAACCTCTAACCAATCTCCTCCTACTATTCATGATTTTTATGGATTCCCTCAGGAATTATTTGATGTGCAGTATTCTGCACCTGGAGATCCAAAACTTGCAGAAGAACTTTCTAAATCCAAAGATGCACAAGTGATCCAAGATGATTCTTGGGGATTGGATCATGGGACATGGAGTGTTCTTAGGAATATGTATCCTAAGGCAAATATTCCGGTAGTTCAATTGAGTTTGGATGCTACCAAGCCTGGAGAATGGCATTACGAATTTGCAAAGTCTTTATCTAAACTTCGAGAACAAGGTGTGCTTGTTTTGGGAAGCGGAGACCTTGTCCATAATTTACGCCTTTATGATTGGAAAAACCAAGACAAGGCACATGACTGGGCATTGGACGCGAATGAAACATTCAAGGATCTAATCCAGAAAAGAGATTGGAAAAGCCTAGCGAATTATCAAAAATTAGGGACTGCAGTGCAGATTGCAATTCCTACACCTGAACATTATCTTCCGATGTTATATGCTTTGGCACTAGCAGAGGAAAAGGAAGAGATCCGTTTTTATAATGATATCATCCAGAGTTCCGTATCTCTGACTAGTATGAAGATCAGTTAG
- a CDS encoding rhodanese-related sulfurtransferase, with the protein MKHKPLHNIYSKDILRKKIEAEDFQRTTISFYRYVILENPDLLRNELYREWESLGVLGRIYIAREGINAQLSVPEFNVQKFRDSIDARKEFKNVPFKIAVEQKSYSFLKLDIRVRNKIVADGLADDTFDVTNVGTHLNAEEFNKKLESSDTIVVDVRNHYESEIGHFEGALLPQADTFREELPLIIDLLQDKKDKEIVMYCTGGIRCEKASAYLKHHGFQNVYQLHGGIISYASEIKEKGLDSKFKGKNFVFDARLQETVGNEILSECHQCDQKSARHINCANPACHILFIQCLSCSEKFDNCCSVECQKIASLPLEEQKKLRKGKAASNQHFSKSKIRPKVFELYKGK; encoded by the coding sequence ATGAAACATAAACCTCTTCATAATATTTATAGTAAGGATATTCTCAGAAAGAAGATCGAGGCGGAGGATTTCCAGCGTACTACTATTTCCTTTTATAGATATGTGATCTTAGAAAATCCGGACCTTCTCCGTAACGAACTGTATAGAGAATGGGAATCTTTAGGGGTGCTCGGAAGGATCTATATCGCAAGAGAAGGGATTAACGCTCAATTATCCGTGCCTGAATTCAATGTTCAAAAATTCAGGGATTCAATAGATGCCAGAAAAGAATTTAAAAATGTTCCATTCAAGATCGCAGTGGAACAAAAATCTTATTCATTCTTAAAATTGGACATTAGAGTCCGCAACAAGATCGTAGCGGACGGTCTTGCAGATGATACTTTTGATGTAACCAATGTGGGGACTCACTTAAACGCGGAAGAATTTAATAAAAAATTGGAATCTTCAGATACAATCGTAGTGGACGTTCGCAATCATTATGAATCTGAGATAGGACATTTCGAAGGAGCGTTACTTCCTCAGGCAGATACGTTTAGAGAAGAGTTACCTCTAATAATAGATCTTCTGCAGGATAAAAAGGATAAGGAAATTGTAATGTATTGCACCGGCGGGATCAGATGTGAGAAAGCCTCCGCTTATCTGAAACATCATGGATTCCAAAATGTGTATCAGTTGCATGGAGGAATTATTTCCTATGCTTCCGAAATTAAGGAGAAGGGACTGGACTCCAAGTTTAAGGGGAAAAATTTCGTGTTCGACGCGAGACTCCAAGAAACCGTAGGAAATGAGATCCTAAGCGAATGCCACCAATGTGATCAAAAATCTGCAAGGCATATCAATTGCGCGAATCCTGCTTGCCATATTCTATTTATCCAATGTTTATCATGTTCGGAAAAATTCGATAATTGTTGCTCTGTAGAATGCCAAAAGATCGCTTCTTTGCCTTTGGAAGAGCAGAAAAAATTAAGAAAAGGTAAAGCAGCTTCCAACCAACATTTTTCCAAATCCAAGATCCGACCTAAGGTTTTCGAACTTTACAAAGGAAAATAA